In the genome of Marinomonas algicola, the window GCCACTTGGAGTGATGACATGTGTGACTTTGCAGAGTTAGAGTATAAGAAGTTTCTAACACTGAAGCTTCTCTACCCAAGAGTCTCTCTTGTACCAAGTAAGATCGTGGATAAGTTTTGGCACGAGCATATATTAGATACAAAATCTTATGCCGAAGACTGCATGACACTATTTGGTTCGTTTCTGCATCATTATCCGTATTTTGGCATTTATGGTGATGATGATCAGAAAGCTCTTCAGGTTGCTTTTGATGAAACGATTGCAGTGTATGAATCCCACTTTGGCTCATACCCTACGGACGTATTATTTAGCCAACAGAATGTTGAGGCAGCACGCTGCAGCGATCATGCATGCCATGCCCCATCAACTTGCGCATGTCGTGTACCCGGTGCGTGTAAATAATCTCTAAATCATACTACTTGAGACAATATCGGCTGATGACGGCTGATATTGTCTTTTATTAATAGTCCCAGCAGACACTTTCAAGAAAAGTAATCATGAAATAATTACTATGTTGTGCAATGCACAAGTTGAACCTAGATCCCGTTGACAACAAACGGAGGTTCAACATGAAAACATCTATTTCGAATACGGTTTATTCAAACTCACGAGTTTCAAGTGCACAGGGTTTAAACACACAAACGGCAAAGACCGATCTGGTTATCAATTTCCACATGACAGAAAGCTGTAACTATCGGTGCAGCTACTGTTACGCCACTTGGGATGATCTAGAAGCAAAGAACGAGCTTCATCGTTTGTCAGGCCAAGTGGAATCCCTTCTCCAAAACCTCTCTGATTATTTTTTACAACCTAACTCATTACAAGCCGAAATGGGCTATCAGAACGTGCGTCTTAATTTTGCTGGCGGCGAGCCTATGTTGCTCGGACAGCGTTTTTTGGATGCTGTTAAGTTTGCGAATCGGTTAGGTTTTCGAACGTCCTTGATTACCAACGGGCATTATCTTACTCATGATATTTTGGATGAACTAGCACCCTCGTTGGATGTGTTGGGGATGAGTTACGATACGGCGGATCATGCTGTAGCGCAGGGCATTGGTCGTGTTGATCGTAAGCAGCGCTGGGTTTCCGCTGAGCAATTAAAACAGATGTGTGCTCGTTATCGATCGTTGAACCCGACGGGCGTTTTAAAGCTGAATACAGTGGTCAACGCGGTGAACTGCCATGACAGTTTGTTGGATTTAATGGATGAAATTAAGCCTAATAAATGGAAATTATTGCGTGTTTTGCCTGTGCATGAACATCAATTAACGATTACTCAGGCTGAGTATCAAGCTTATGTTCAGCGACATGCTGCGCTATCTAGCATTATTGTGGAAGAAGACAATGATGCCATGACGCATACGTATTTGATGATTAACCCAGAAGGGCGTTTTTATCAAAACTCCGATGCGGGTTGCGGCTACATCGTCAGTGATTCGATTTTGACTGCGGGTGTCGAAAAAGCACTGAGTCAGGTTCCTTTTAATATCTCTGGATTTAAGCAGCGTTACCAGCTTATTCCTTCGGTGATGGTGTGAGGAGGAATGCATGGCTATTAAAGTAAAAGAGCATGATGTAATTCCTGATCATATACAGAAGAAAGCGTGGAAAGAAATATATCGACTTATTGCAAATAAAACGAGGTTACGAAAATGGAAGGTTTTGCGTTGTCAAAGAGGAATGTATCGTTTGAAGTTAAATCGTAGTTACCGTCTTGTTGTTGAAAAAGAAAGTATAGGCGCAGGTACTTATGAGATTATGAAACATTCAACCTTTGATAAGCGCTTTAGGTAACGGGAGAAAGTTAAGATGGGGAAATAACCACCCCAGTTTCTCGAATCTGCTTTAACAGGGCTTGGTTGGTGAGGGTGTTGTCATCCACCAAGCCAAATGACACCGTACTTTTTAATGTTCTTTTAACGTGTTTTAACGCCATCTTTTGCTTTAAAGGTGATAGATAATCGATGAATAGCTTACCGTTTCATTGGCGTGTTATATCCGCCTTCCAGTTGACAAAAAATGAATCCAATCACTACGGTTTCTTTTTTTACTTTCATTGACCGCGCGTTGATAGTCATAAGGAACTTTAATATGTTGAACGACCCATTCAGAATGTATTTTTTCAACCATGGAATAGGACGCATGATGGCTATAGTTTTCCATAGAGTGAACTACGGGCTCTTCGTCTGTGTACGCTTGCAATCCAACACTTCCAGGATTAACGATGAGTTAACCACTACTCACATTGACAGCCCTAGGGGTATGAGTGTGACCACAGCATATTAACTTTGATTTTTGACCGGCAAGTAAATCCATGACTTCACTGTCTGAACGAAGCAAAGCATAACCTTTACTAACATCTTCCAATAAATACATTAAATCGTTTTTTGGCGTACCGTGACAAAAATAAACGTCTTCATTTACTTGTTTATCAAAAGGCAGTGATGTCATCCACTCTAATGGTTTTGGCCCTAAATCGTTTAACAGTGAGTAGGTTCATTAATATGAAGCGCCATATCAATCTGTTTGGAAATAAACATTTTCTGGGTTGTTTTACGGCTTCTTTTCATCGCTCTCATTGCCTCTTTTTTAGGTTTTTTGAAGATTGTCATGTGCTTTTTAGTCGAACATGGCTCTTTTTTCCCGAATCCTGAGTATTGGGCACTACTCGCCCTTTAGACCGAATATAATACATTAAAAGAGCGTCATGCCGAGTGAAACAATGCACCATAAATCGGCCGACCGTGTCGGCCACCCTAGTCATTTAAAACCGGTGTGTAAAAAAGAACTGAGCCCAAAAGGGTCAACCAAATTGATAGTTAGAGACGGTGTTGCCGGTAAACGCGCTGACGTTGTGGTATATCCGTGTGGCGGTGTCGTTTTCGGCGGCGCCCAATGCGGTGAATAAGGGCACGAGGTGGTCTTCATCTTGATGGCAAATGCGGGCGCTCGGTGCGTTTTCCCACTCGATGATACGTTGTGTGCGTGTCGCTGGGTCGGCCATCATGGTGTCGTAAAGCCACTGGTCAAACTCCGCAGAAGGAAGGCGGCCTTGCCCATTTCTCAGGCGTAGGTTGTGCATGCTTAGCCCTGACCCGACAATCATCACGCCTTCTTTCCGCAGCGGCGCTAATGCTCTGCCAATCGCTAAATGCGCGGCGGGGTCGTATGATGTCAACATAGAGACTTGGAACAAAGGCACATCGGCCTCTGGGTACATGACGGCCATCGGCGCGAAGGTACCGTGATCAAAGCCACGAGCTTTGTCGAGTTTAGCTTTTATCCCCGCGTTTTTTAACAAGTTAACAGTGCGTTCGGCCACACTCGGTGCGCCCGGGGCAGCATAGCGAATTTGGTAAGTTTCTGGCGGAAAGCCATAGTAGTCGTACAGCATGGGGGGCTGAGGTGAGCCCATGACATTGACGATGTTTTCTTCCCAGTGACCCGAAATCATGAGAATGGCTTTCGGCTTTTCACCGTGGTTTTTAACCATGTCTTTTAACGCGGTTTCTAAAGGTTGAAAGAGTTCCCGCATTTGTGGCACCCAAGGCCAAGGGCCACCACCATGAGAAATAAAGTAAGTCGGTAAGATAGTAGACATTGTTTCGCCCTCAATAACCTGTTGTTGTGGTTACGCTGTCAATAATTAAGATAGTGGCAGGCTCTTTTTGGCAGAGCCCACCGGAAAGCAGAGCCATTGTTAGCGACGTGGTGTAATCGGTGCTTTACGTTCACGTCCCCACAAGACGATTAACGCAAGAGTGATGTAAACCGCGTTGGTAGGAAGCAGGATAAACTCTCCGCGAGATGCATGAAAACCAATCGCTAAGACTTGTAACACGACACAGCAAACGGCGGCTATCACAGTTAAGCGAGGCGCAATCCGTGTTAGAGATGGCAACAATAGGCCAAGTCCACCGGCCAAGTCAATCACACCGATGAAACGGACAAACTCAATTGAGAATTCCCCCGTCCAAGGCATCATGGCCGCTAGGTCTGTGATAGGCATCATGGTTTTCATCACACCCGACAGGATAAAAGCGGCGGCGCCCAGTACTTGAGCAATCCAAATGCCGACATTGGCGCGAGTCGAAACCGGTTTTGTGTGAGTCAATGTGTTCGTCATAATTTCTTCCAATCATTCAATTTTAGGGATACAAGAGAGCTTGCCTTTAATAGGGTCTATCCTAACCTCGAACAAACAATAAAAATATACGCATTGTTTTTAATAACTTGTTCAGATAATCTGAAGGACATGAACGCCATTACTCTTGATCAATTCATGGTATTTTTAACGGTCATTGATGAAAAAAGCTTTGCGGGCGCGGCTCGCAAGCTTTCTCGAACGCAATCGGCCATTACCTATGCCATTCAAAAGCTGGAAGAACAAAGCGATCTTTTATTGTTTGACCGGAGCACTTACCGCCCCACGCTGACAGACGCTGGGCGCAGTTTGCTGCCACGCATTCGTAGGGTGATGGATGACGTTGGTGATTTTCGATTGCACGTTCAAAGTATGGCTCAGGGCATCGAGGCGGAACTTAATGTGGTGCTGGATAACTTTTTGCCGTTGTCGCTTATTACGCCGGCTTTAGATGCCTTTTATGACGCTTTCCCTATGGTGCCTGTGCGAATCAGTGCTGTGTGGACACAGGAAGCACGTCAATCTTTAGTGGATAAAAGAGCCGATTTGGGGGTGTTTCTTAGAATGCCCGGCATGCCGGCCGAGTTAGAAAATAAAGTGGTCTCGGACATTGATTTGGTCCTGGTGGTCGCCCCTCATCATCCATTGGCTAACGTGTCATCTAACGATCCGTCCAAAGCGCCCTCTAAAGTGTCGCAACATGTTTTACGAGATCATCTGCAAATCGTGGTATCGAATCAAGATTCCTATAACTTTGGTCTGGTCGGCGTAAATCAATGGAAGGTCAGTGAAATGCGCTTGCGTTATGAGTTAATCATGGCGGGACTTGGTTGGGGAAGCATGCCGCGACAAATGATAGAAAAGGAAGTATCAAGGGGGGAGTTGATCATTTTAGAACCCGAGCAATGGGATTCGTCCAATAAAATGCCGAGTATTACCGCTCTTGTTGCAAAACGAAAAGACAAAGCCATGGGCCCTGCGGCCACATTTTTAATGGATGAAATTGCGCGTAAAAGACTTTATCCTCTTTAATTTAACTGTTTTATGATTGGCTGTGCGATAGAAATACGACTATGAAAAATGACTATGTAACGATTGGCTTAACCAACCCTAAGAGTACGTCGAATGTGGGTTCTGTGATGAGAGCGGCGGGCTGTTATTCGGTTGATCGAGTGATTTATACTGGGACGCGTTACGATAGAGCGGC includes:
- a CDS encoding glycine-rich domain-containing protein: MKTLISATSAIQNQFDQQSYTLASDLNETDGVNKSVHAIDFQKLKWKLTKSAEATWSDDMCDFAELEYKKFLTLKLLYPRVSLVPSKIVDKFWHEHILDTKSYAEDCMTLFGSFLHHYPYFGIYGDDDQKALQVAFDETIAVYESHFGSYPTDVLFSQQNVEAARCSDHACHAPSTCACRVPGACK
- a CDS encoding viperin family antiviral radical SAM protein, encoding MKTSISNTVYSNSRVSSAQGLNTQTAKTDLVINFHMTESCNYRCSYCYATWDDLEAKNELHRLSGQVESLLQNLSDYFLQPNSLQAEMGYQNVRLNFAGGEPMLLGQRFLDAVKFANRLGFRTSLITNGHYLTHDILDELAPSLDVLGMSYDTADHAVAQGIGRVDRKQRWVSAEQLKQMCARYRSLNPTGVLKLNTVVNAVNCHDSLLDLMDEIKPNKWKLLRVLPVHEHQLTITQAEYQAYVQRHAALSSIIVEEDNDAMTHTYLMINPEGRFYQNSDAGCGYIVSDSILTAGVEKALSQVPFNISGFKQRYQLIPSVMV
- a CDS encoding metallophosphoesterase family protein — translated: MTSLPFDKQVNEDVYFCHGTPKNDLMYLLEDVSKGYALLRSDSEVMDLLAGQKSKLICCGHTHTPRAVNVSSG
- a CDS encoding DODA-type extradiol aromatic ring-opening family dioxygenase; the encoded protein is MSTILPTYFISHGGGPWPWVPQMRELFQPLETALKDMVKNHGEKPKAILMISGHWEENIVNVMGSPQPPMLYDYYGFPPETYQIRYAAPGAPSVAERTVNLLKNAGIKAKLDKARGFDHGTFAPMAVMYPEADVPLFQVSMLTSYDPAAHLAIGRALAPLRKEGVMIVGSGLSMHNLRLRNGQGRLPSAEFDQWLYDTMMADPATRTQRIIEWENAPSARICHQDEDHLVPLFTALGAAENDTATRIYHNVSAFTGNTVSNYQFG
- a CDS encoding DoxX family protein; the protein is MTNTLTHTKPVSTRANVGIWIAQVLGAAAFILSGVMKTMMPITDLAAMMPWTGEFSIEFVRFIGVIDLAGGLGLLLPSLTRIAPRLTVIAAVCCVVLQVLAIGFHASRGEFILLPTNAVYITLALIVLWGRERKAPITPRR
- a CDS encoding LysR family transcriptional regulator, producing the protein MNAITLDQFMVFLTVIDEKSFAGAARKLSRTQSAITYAIQKLEEQSDLLLFDRSTYRPTLTDAGRSLLPRIRRVMDDVGDFRLHVQSMAQGIEAELNVVLDNFLPLSLITPALDAFYDAFPMVPVRISAVWTQEARQSLVDKRADLGVFLRMPGMPAELENKVVSDIDLVLVVAPHHPLANVSSNDPSKAPSKVSQHVLRDHLQIVVSNQDSYNFGLVGVNQWKVSEMRLRYELIMAGLGWGSMPRQMIEKEVSRGELIILEPEQWDSSNKMPSITALVAKRKDKAMGPAATFLMDEIARKRLYPL